From the genome of Tenrec ecaudatus isolate mTenEca1 chromosome 1, mTenEca1.hap1, whole genome shotgun sequence:
GGGACCGGGATGCAGCAATCACACAGgggtgtgccccacccccaccaccccctctgtTTGCCCTCACAAGAGCCCAGCGAGGGGGAGGCTGTGGTCTCCCCTGTGTTGGCAGATGAAACTCAGAAAGGTCAGTAAAGCAAGAGCAAACCAACTGCCCTTGAGTGGACGCCGACTCCCAGCGCCCTCTAGTTATACAGGTAGAACGGCCCCCCTGTGAGTGTTTGAGACTGgatctctctcgctctcttttaGAATTAATAAATACAGCTTACAGCTCCGAGACGGcatctctttatgggactagaaagcccggtctttctcctgcggaaagGTGCAGCTGCTGGTTTAGAACCGCTTGGCCTTGAAGTTAGTGGCCCAAAGCTTAACCGCCACGCCACCCAGGCTCCTAGGAAGGCCAGTGGACTCATCCAAAGTCACGCAGCTTTATTCCATCACTCCCACTCTGCCAGACTGCAGTACGAGCCCAGCTGGAAGGCCGTGCTCATTTCCCGGACCATTAGTAAGACTGAGGGTCAAGGGAAGGAGGTGGCTGACCCAAGAGCTCAGACCACATTGAGATTCGAGCTTGGGTCGGTGGGTGCAGCTGGCTTCAGAGCCTGGGGCATGCACACCCCACCCAGTACCATGTCTGAGTCAATGACTGGGGAGACCCAACATCAGCGATGTTGGCTTTTGAGCCCGGGACAGTGTGACTAACCACGCCACCTCCACTCCGTGACCCAGTTAGGTCGCCGCCCCCATTCTCCCAGTCTGTGTCGGCAAAATGGGACCCTACCTCAGCAGCTTCCAAGCCCAGAGCAGGCTCCTGGCTGAGCCTCCCTGCCCAGCCCCCACCATCCCAGGAAGACCCTATAACGTGTCCCGTTTCACAAATAAGGAAACTGGGTCGCCGAGGGTTGGGTTTCCCGTCACACAGCCAGGAAGCGGCAGGGCAGGGCTTTGAACCCGGCAGTCTGGCTCCAAGCCCAAGCTCACTGACTGGCGGCGTGGCCCTTCACTGCCACTTCTTGCAAAGTGGCAGTCGTGCCCAGGGCTGCCGGAGTCCTACGGGGGAATCTCAGGAtgttaaacaaacacacaaaagcacCGCCACCGACCCAGAACCATGCAACTGCTAACTCCTGGCAGCCCCGTGTTCAGAGCACGACTGAGCTCCACCAGCCGCggtctttcagaagcagagcgCTAGGCCTTTCCTCCAAGGGACCTCGAGGTGGACCAGAACTGCCCACCGTGGGTTACTAGTAGCTCAGtgcgtgccacccagggactcattTGCCTGACACCTTCTGAGCACTACTGCCTGTGCCAGTGCCTGAGTGAGGCTGTATGTCCTCATCAGCCCCACAGCTGCCCATTAGCCAGACGCATAAACTGAGGCACACAGACCTCATCCAAAGTCACAGCAAGGAAGGAGGCGAGCCAAGTTCCAAATCAGCGGTCTGGTGCCAAAGCCCATGCCCCCAACCCCGGTGCCCTGGCCCGGCCTGACCCCTCACCTTGTGGGTGCTATTGTGCTCGGTGCCCAGGGCTTTAACCAGGACCCGGCTGGGCTCTGCCCCCAGCTGCCGCAGGTCCCAAAGGTTGACGTTGCGATCTCGGGAGCCTGACAGGCAGAGTGCCCCACCCTGGGAAGAGAGTGGGGAGCTGCTGTCGGTGACCTCCCTGACACCCCTCTGCCTGGCTACCAACCAGCCCCGCCtcacctgcagcagcagcacgGAGTCAATAGAAGCAAAGTGCCCGTCGGCCAGGCAGAAGTACTCAGCCCGACGCCCGTCCTCTGCCCAGCGCGCCAGGTGCTGCTCCAGCTCAATGCAGGCAGCCGGCCAGTCAAAGTCCTCCTCTGTGGGGCACACAGGGAACAGGGTCCCTGGTGGGCAGGGGCCCTGCTGCCACCCGCACCAGCTGGCCAACCCACCCTGCACCAGACTTAAACAGACACCCACCTGAATCCTTCCACCCACACCACCAGGCAGGGATCACCTATACACTTACCCCGTGGACCTCAGTCTATTCACCCCAGGTTCCCTAAATGGGAGAGCTGAGGCTTCAGGACCTCCTTTGTAAGTCTACTCCCCCCATCTGAGGCTGGGGAGGGGTGGCAGCCTCTGAAGTCTGggcagaggaaggagctggggtcTCCTGCCTAAGCTCTGAACCAGACCCAAGGAAGCGTTTCTCagactcaagctcactgccaatgACAACTCTTACAGTGACCCAAGAGGACAGACAGAATGTCCTtgggggtttccaaaactgtaacccttcatgggagcagaaagtctcgtccttctcccaaggagcagggcTCCTCCGTTCACAGCCTAGTATCTGTACGTGAGGGTGCCTGGCTAAGACGCAGAATCCGGGGGCCTGAGGCAGGTGTCTGCGCTTCTGTGCAGCTAGTCAGGAGAGTCGGACCAAATGCTCAATCGGCAGCaccttgagaaccattgctctctaCAGAGCCAGAGCTTCTGAGTTAGGATAACCAACCACACAACTTATTACTCAGGATGGGCCAAGCGCCTAGAGCCTGAGGATCCAAGGAGTCACTGTCTCAGCACCAGTAATAGAAGTTCAAGGCCCGCCCCACCCCAAGCTGTTTTAGCCCCCCAAGACTTATTCCTTCTGGGGCACAGGGAGAAGCCACCAGCCCTTCCCTAAGAGCCCACGTTTGTCAGGGTTTCCAGGCTCAGTCTGGGCTCAAGGTTTCAGGTTCTGAACTTGGAGTCCCTGTTTCATCCCCTCCTAGGTTGAGGCTCTTAAGGGCTCTGGCACCACTCGTTCCTGTGAAGGCCTCTAAACCTGCGGATTCTTGGACTCTGCGGTGTCGACCATACATCCCCACCGCAGGAGACTTCAAAATCCCTGTGTCAACCGCCAGCCGGGGCTCAGGGGTTTGGTCACAACAGACCCAAAACCTGAGGATCAGGGATCAGGAGCCTGAGGTCAGGGACCCCGTCCACTGCCCCATCGGTTTCCGCTGTCTGAGCATCCCAAGTATCGCCCTTGGGCGCTCCCAGAGGTCAGAGGCTCCGTCAGTCACTACCAGTATGCCTGGGCGGGCATCCCCGGCCTCCGGGAGCGCGCACCTTCCACCACCGGGTAGGGCGCGCGGACGCGGCGCTGCGCGCGTAGCCTCCAGGTGACATGGTCACGCACGAGGTCGCGCAGCACATGGCACACGCGCGGCAGGACCTGAAGCACGAGGCGCGCGTCCAGGAAGGCGCAGATCTCCAGGAGCAGCTCCGGGGGGAGGCTCAGTAGGCCCGGGACACCCACGACCGAAACCTTGGGCGCCGCCCGCGGCGGCTCGAGAGCGCCAGGGACCGGGGCGGCCCCGGGCAGCGGCGGGCTGCGCTGGGGCCCCAGCCCGGGTTTCGGCGGCGTGAGCACGCGGGCCACGTAGGCCTCGGCCTGTGCGTCGGGGTCGAGCTCCGGCTCCGGGGCGCAGTCCCGGGCGCAAGGCTCATCACAGGGCCCGGGAGACGGCTCCATGGCGGCCGGGTGGGCGCGGCCGGCCCAGCGTCCTGTCTCCTAGGCAGCGCGAGGGCACTTCCGGCGCACGCTGATGACGCACAAGAGCCGCCCGAGCGCGTCCCCACGGCAACGGACGCCCCGCGCCCGAGGACCGCGTGCTCGCGTTTCTGTCGTCTCTGTCGACGGGGCCACCTGCAGGTGACACTCCGCTTCGAAACGGGGAAGCCGGGAACGGGCTGAGTAGTGAGTCAGGTGCAGACCCCTCCGGGAAATATGCCGACTGACTGAACATCCTCTTGATCGGAACGTGGTTGGTAGGTGCCGAGAAGCCGGCTCTCCGCCCAGATGGACccacgcacaacagaaccaaccgccgcccggccctgcaccaccctcacgatTGAGGCCACTGAGTTAGCCACCGTGTCAGCGCATCTTTGCCGAGGGCCTGCCTCCTTCGCTGGGCTCTACCTTACCGagcatcatgatgtccttctccagggtctggtccctcctggaaacatgtccaaaataccatctttttttttttaaagcctgttTGGATCCAGGCAATGCTGAGAGCCCTCCTGCGCCTTCCCAAGATTGCATGACCACATTCCCCCAACGCCCCTGCAGGACCTCTGGTACTTCATGCTGGGTTTTGCTACTTGGTGTCAATTATCATGGCAGAAATAGATGCATTTTGCTGAATGAATACTTGCATTAAAATGCACACCTCCAAAAATACTCCTCCAAAATTAAGGCGTGACACCACCACGGTCACTGAAAGGCTAGCGTTGCAAACCCAGTTTGCTCTGCAGTCTACCCAAGAAGCCCACTTCCCTCCAGCCGATTCCAACTCGGTGACCCCATGTAGTGTTTGCGGCAGCTCAGCTTTCCCAGACAGGtgaggcaggtgggtttgaattgccagatGCCCAAATGACAGCACCACctgggcctttcttacactaaaggtGTATACGCACCTGACTGGAAGACCTACAAGTTGTTAAAAGCACAGAATGGATCTTGTTCTAAGCTTGGGGACCGCCAGTGCTTACTGTCTTCAACCACCCTATGAAATCTGTCCAGCTCTTTGCCttcctttcttccattcacttagcTACTCTACGTTCGAGAGTACGTCCCGATGATCCCTTCTCTAACTCGGGTGCAATATGCCATGGCCAGACTTTGGAGCTCATGAACTTTCACTTTCCGATTCCAATCTCAAGTACATCCCGACATGTCTGCTTACTCTTCAGactttccaaaccaaactcactgccatggggcggATTCCAACTCTTCACAGGGCATGGGTGGAACTGCCCTCTCAGGTCTCTGAGGCTATCGCTTTCTACGGATAGGAAGCCTCATCCTAGCTAGTGATTCCTACCTGCTGACCTcgcggtcagcagcccagcacatgcCCCACTCCCGCACCCTGCACTCCCTCCTCGGGAGTTGGTAGAAATCTCCAATTGCTTCTTCACCATTAGTAGCTGCTGCATAAATTGGAGTGTCTAACTGACTGGTTTCCCATGTAGGCGCACCGATATTTACCCACATCTGGCAGTGATACTCCAGGATGCACTGCACCGTGTTCCAAACAGGAGCAATTTCCATGTGTCAGCCACTATGACACCTAACATGGTCCCCCAGCGGACTGGCACTGTCTCGCCGTTCAGCCTCTGCTGACCACTTGCAAGGCCTTTGGCCTCTTACATTAACTTCTGACCATCTTGCTCACCCCATATTTTACAGGGAAGAaaacgggtgggggtggggtggtcccaAGCAACATGCCTggttgtttcccccctctcccagctctttccctcGTCCAATTTCTTTGCATCCCCAATTCTAAAGCTTTCCAGGACCCCCACACCCCTTCCCTCCTACCAAAATCAAGGAGACAGAAGGCCAGATGGAGGTGAAAGGTTTCACAAGAAACTGATCTTTACTCAACAAAGTTCTACACCAGTGGAGTCTCAACGCCACCTCGGGCGCCAATCCCCAGCACAGCACGGTTATGGACAGACCCGGCAGCCcgcaaggggaggggagggggcgggagggaTGCAGAAAAGGGGACCAGGGGGACTGCAGATGGAGGCCAGTCTGGGTCTGCAGACCTGGACAGGGAAGGGAGATGGTTGAGAAGCTGAAACTTCATTGTGCAAAAATCAACCAAAAATTAAGTTGGGGGGAATCATTAAGAAGAAAG
Proteins encoded in this window:
- the FBXW9 gene encoding F-box/WD repeat-containing protein 9 isoform X2 — encoded protein: MEPSPGPCDEPCARDCAPEPELDPDAQAEAYVARVLTPPKPGLGPQRSPPLPGAAPVPGALEPPRAAPKVSVVGVPGLLSLPPELLLEICAFLDARLVLQVLPRVCHVLRDLVRDHVTWRLRAQRRVRAPYPVVEEEDFDWPAACIELEQHLARWAEDGRRAEYFCLADGHFASIDSVLLLQGGALCLSGSRDRNVNLWDLRQLGAEPSRVLVKALGTEHNSTHKGWVWSLAAQDHRVCSGSWDSTVKLWDMAADGQQFGEIKGKAAVLCLSYQPDILVTGTYDKKVTVYDPRAGPTLLKSRRLHSSAVLALLADDRHIISGSEDHTLVVFDRRANSVLQRLQSFDVGHRSQITGIKHSLGALYTTSTDKTIRVHVPTDPPRTICTRHHDNVLNGICAEGNLVVAASGGLSLEVWRLQA